One segment of Drosophila ananassae strain 14024-0371.13 chromosome 3R, ASM1763931v2, whole genome shotgun sequence DNA contains the following:
- the LOC6504355 gene encoding uncharacterized protein LOC6504355 isoform X2, whose amino-acid sequence MNNRFAHLDLEALYGIPLLCPVEKCQAQMSPLEMLTHLLMRHSPHESMMELKSDWPTQYEVELDKLTPGRNHAVGVIAYGGTPRSGRSCAVTPELQIVHHLPIILMLYVSPPAVNMEQAYIFYLVSPVASKRVSAQVSLLDNDHTHEKLGLRCLRNFLDSPLQDSESLLYCNLDYLLYTAIDIRELCRCAKDRRVFVKVVLHGEPDLFEVEDHQGDGSPPAKSQPKVTHSD is encoded by the exons ATG AACAACCGGTTTGCCCACTTGGACCTGGAGGCTCTCTACGGCATCCCCCTGCTCTGTCCCGTTGAGAAGTGCCAGGCCCAGATGTCCCCGCTCGAGATGCTCACCCACCTGCTGATGCGGCACAGTCCCCACGAGTCGATGATGGAGCTCAAGTCCGACTGGCCCACGCAGTACGAGGTGGAGCTGGACAAGCTTACTCCGGGCCGGAACCATGCCGTGGGCGTGATCGCCTACGGTGGCACCCCGAGAAGTGGACGCAGTTGCGCGGTGACGCCAGAGCTGCAGATAGTCCACCACCTGCCCATCATCCTAATGCTGTACGTCAGCCCGCCGGCTGTAAATATGGAGCAGGCCTACATCTTCTACCTGGTCAGTCCGGTGGCCTCCAAGCGGGTCAGTGCCCAGGTGTCGCTGCTGGACAACGACCACACCCACGAGAAACTGGGCCTCCGCTGCCTGCGAAACTTTCTGGACAGCCCGCTGCAGGACAGCGAGTCGCTTTTGTACTGCAACTTGGACTACCTCCTGTACACGGCCATCGATATCCGGGAGCTGTGCCGCTGCGCCAAGGATCGGCGTGTTTTCGTCAAAGTGGTGCTACACGGCGAACCCGACCTGTTCGAGGTGGAGGACCACCAGGGGGATGGCAGCCCCCCGGCAAAATCCCAGCCAAAGGTGACTCACTCCGATTGA
- the LOC6504355 gene encoding uncharacterized protein LOC6504355 isoform X1: MKMDFKSKPVILSCVSPQNNRFAHLDLEALYGIPLLCPVEKCQAQMSPLEMLTHLLMRHSPHESMMELKSDWPTQYEVELDKLTPGRNHAVGVIAYGGTPRSGRSCAVTPELQIVHHLPIILMLYVSPPAVNMEQAYIFYLVSPVASKRVSAQVSLLDNDHTHEKLGLRCLRNFLDSPLQDSESLLYCNLDYLLYTAIDIRELCRCAKDRRVFVKVVLHGEPDLFEVEDHQGDGSPPAKSQPKVTHSD, from the coding sequence ATGAAGATGGACTTCAAAAGTAAGCCAGTAATCCTGAGCTGTGTATCCCCGCAGAACAACCGGTTTGCCCACTTGGACCTGGAGGCTCTCTACGGCATCCCCCTGCTCTGTCCCGTTGAGAAGTGCCAGGCCCAGATGTCCCCGCTCGAGATGCTCACCCACCTGCTGATGCGGCACAGTCCCCACGAGTCGATGATGGAGCTCAAGTCCGACTGGCCCACGCAGTACGAGGTGGAGCTGGACAAGCTTACTCCGGGCCGGAACCATGCCGTGGGCGTGATCGCCTACGGTGGCACCCCGAGAAGTGGACGCAGTTGCGCGGTGACGCCAGAGCTGCAGATAGTCCACCACCTGCCCATCATCCTAATGCTGTACGTCAGCCCGCCGGCTGTAAATATGGAGCAGGCCTACATCTTCTACCTGGTCAGTCCGGTGGCCTCCAAGCGGGTCAGTGCCCAGGTGTCGCTGCTGGACAACGACCACACCCACGAGAAACTGGGCCTCCGCTGCCTGCGAAACTTTCTGGACAGCCCGCTGCAGGACAGCGAGTCGCTTTTGTACTGCAACTTGGACTACCTCCTGTACACGGCCATCGATATCCGGGAGCTGTGCCGCTGCGCCAAGGATCGGCGTGTTTTCGTCAAAGTGGTGCTACACGGCGAACCCGACCTGTTCGAGGTGGAGGACCACCAGGGGGATGGCAGCCCCCCGGCAAAATCCCAGCCAAAGGTGACTCACTCCGATTGA